GAGGGGATTTTTTTCTTCCCGCGTGTCCCCGTGTCTTTAAATATTATTATCTTGGCGTCTTGGCCGCCGAGTTCGACCACACTGCCAACCTCCGGATATAGCTTCTCAACGGCCAGTGATACCGCATGGACCTCCTGGACAAAGCGAGCGTTGAGAGACTCGGCGAGGGCACTGCCCCCCGATCCGGTTATGAATACTCTGAGCTGTTCGGCTGAATAATCCGGGAAGGCGTCTTGAATAGCGCGGAGAAAGTCACGGGCGGTTTCGGCCTGGCGCGTCTCATGGCGGCGATAATCCTGCCAAACTACCTGCTCGCTAGCAGGTTCAATGACCACCGCTTTGACTGTAGTAGAGCCAACATCCAGTCCTACTAAAAGATAGTCTTTGCGGTGGTCGCTGTGGTTCTCCTGAGCCATTATGCTTAACTAGCCTCCGCCTGGTTCTCGGCCTTCGCTGAATTACCGGCTTTTTCTCGCCAGTCCGGGTCATTGGCCATCAGGTCTGCTACGTGGTGGACAAAGCAGGCTCCACGACTTATTGCCTGGGGGTGGTCGGGGATCGTCTGTAGGGGGTTTGTTAGCCCCGGGTTGTGCGCCACATAGGAGTTTATTGAATCTGCGCTAAGGCCGCGCTCTGCTAGGGCCTGCTTGAATTCTTCACGGGCCCTAGCTTTAGCTTCGCTGAGAGCCATTTGGGCCCTTGAGTATGCGTTTATCTCGCCTTCACCAGCGGTTTCCAGGGCCAAGAAATTGATTTGTGGATAGTCGGCTAGCACAGCAGCCTGCGCTCCATCGGATTGAGTTGAAGGCATGCAGCCGAATGGTTTGAGTGAAATGGTTAGGTGGGCTAGGTTGTATTTATAGGCGTAGATGTTCTTGGCTATCTCAAGATGCCCCTCACCGCCGGTAACCCGCACGTTGTAGTAGGGCTGGCCGAGTTTCTCAAGGATCTGCTGATCAGCAAGCTGTGGGGTAGGACCGCCAAGGGCACTGCGCAGCCTATTGTATTCGCGCTTCAGCAGCCACCCGGAAAAGCCGAGCAATAGCCTCTTTATGTTGTGGCTAAGTCGGGCTCGCAGCCACCGACCTGGTTGTATCTTGGGGAATCGAGCTGCATCTTCAGCCGATTTGCGCCGGTCCTCAAGCTTCCAGTGCAAGCTATGGCGCATATAATCGATCCATGTGGCCACTGGCTCAACATGGACCTCTGCTCCTTCCCCTTCGAGGAAGCTGAACATCCGGAAATTGCCTTCGCCTTCAGTGGTCTGGGCCCAGAATTCACCAGTAATGCGGACCACCGGTTTAGCGCTTAGCCAGTCGACAGAGATGTTCTCGGCTATTACACGCCGGCACCTATCTAGGGCTTGAGTATAGTCCGGATCTTTTATTTGGGCGAGTATGCGGGCTACATCCTCGGTCTTCTTGAGCGGGGTCAAGGGATGGATAAGCCTCGCCGCAAGTCCTACGTTAATCTGCTCGTGGTCTTTGTCGCGTAGAGCGTCCTGGCAGATGGCAATGCACTGTTCAAATGTCTGCTCAAGCGCTTTTATATCACTAGCGTAAGGGCGTATGCGGTAGAAAAAGCCGTTTATTATGTCGCCCAGAAATATGGTATTAATAAGCGCTAGATAGAGCTTAAGGTCGAACTGTATTCCATCGCCTACGCTGCCGCCTCGGTGGCCGTCTCCGCCGGCCTTTTTGTCGAAAGCAATAACCCTAAAACCAGGATAGCCGGCCTTTTCAAAGGCTCTCCGATACTCAGCCTCATACATGCCGAAGCGGCACGGACCGCACGAACCTGGAGTGATGAATATGTATTGGTCGGCAATTTGCTGGCGCGATAAACCTTGGGTGCGCCGAATCTGCTCAAGGTAATTGATTACTGAACCGCTAACGAAGTATAAGGGGTTGCACTGTCCCGGATTACAGTTCTCCCTGCCGGCGTGGAAATCTTGTTTGTCAGGCATGGGGATACGTTCGGCCTTATACCCCAAGCCATGCAAAGAGGCCTCAATAAGTCGGTCATGAGCGATGCTCAAGCCGCCGAAGAGGAGGGTTACGTGCTCCTTTTCGGCGCTGGTAAAGGGCCGCTCAGCAGGCCTTTTGTAATGGTGCTCCGCTCTACCATTTGATACCTGATTACTGCGGCGCCGGCTAACAGTATCTATCTCTTCTGCCATGTGATCGTCTTTGGCCCAATTGTCATGACTAATCTAACCACCCCAGCGATGCCAGTGTAAACTGCTTAGCCGAACAGTCGCGTAAGAGTCTCCTCGTATATATTAGAAAGCTTATCTAAATCTGCTATAGCAATGTTTTCATTAGTTTTATGAATCGTCTCGTTGAGTAGCCCCAGCTCAATCACCTGGGCCCCAGTCGGTGCAACAAAACGGCCGTCAGAGGTGCCGCCACTAGTCGACCTAAGCGGCATCTTGCCGGTGAATTGCTCGGTTGCAGCCTCAACAGCCTTGAGCAGCTCGCCTTCGCTGGTTTGAA
This Halorhodospira halochloris DNA region includes the following protein-coding sequences:
- a CDS encoding activator of (R)-2-hydroxyglutaryl-CoA dehydratase, with the translated sequence MAEEIDTVSRRRSNQVSNGRAEHHYKRPAERPFTSAEKEHVTLLFGGLSIAHDRLIEASLHGLGYKAERIPMPDKQDFHAGRENCNPGQCNPLYFVSGSVINYLEQIRRTQGLSRQQIADQYIFITPGSCGPCRFGMYEAEYRRAFEKAGYPGFRVIAFDKKAGGDGHRGGSVGDGIQFDLKLYLALINTIFLGDIINGFFYRIRPYASDIKALEQTFEQCIAICQDALRDKDHEQINVGLAARLIHPLTPLKKTEDVARILAQIKDPDYTQALDRCRRVIAENISVDWLSAKPVVRITGEFWAQTTEGEGNFRMFSFLEGEGAEVHVEPVATWIDYMRHSLHWKLEDRRKSAEDAARFPKIQPGRWLRARLSHNIKRLLLGFSGWLLKREYNRLRSALGGPTPQLADQQILEKLGQPYYNVRVTGGEGHLEIAKNIYAYKYNLAHLTISLKPFGCMPSTQSDGAQAAVLADYPQINFLALETAGEGEINAYSRAQMALSEAKARAREEFKQALAERGLSADSINSYVAHNPGLTNPLQTIPDHPQAISRGACFVHHVADLMANDPDWREKAGNSAKAENQAEAS